Genomic segment of Umezawaea sp. Da 62-37:
CCCGCAAGGGGGGGAGCGGTCGAAGGTGGGACTGGCGATTGGGACGAAGTCGTAACAAGGTAGCCGTACCGGAAGGTGCGGCTGGATCACCTCCTTTCTAAGGAGCTTCTCGCGTCTTGTGGGCACATGGTGCACACGGGATGGAGTCCATGCCAACGGCGTCCGATCGTTGGATGGGTTGCTCATAGATGTGGATGCTGGCTATATGCATTCGGCACGGTTGCTCCACGAGTTAGTACGGCTTGCTTGCAAGCATGGAAGGGTCGTGGGGGGATCGTCGCAAGTTTGTCGGCACGCTGTTGGGTCCTGAGAGAACACGCAAGTGTTTCGCTCAGTACGAGGAAATGATCCGGGTCTGCCCGGTCCCCGAACCAGCCAGGCGAAAGCCTGAGCACAGGCGGTGACAGTAGTGGGTGGATGTCCGTTCGTTCTTTGAGAACTGCACAGTGGATGCGAGCATCTTTGTAGACAAGTTTTTAAGGGCATACGGTGAATGCCTTGGCACCAGGAGCCGATGAAGGACGTAGGAGGCTGCGAAAAGCCTAGGGGAGCTGCCAACCGAGCTGAGATCCTAGGGTGTCCGAATGGGGAAACCCGGCCTCAGTCATGTGGGGTCACCCATACCTGAACACATAGGGTATGTGGAGGGAACGCGGGGAAGTGAAACATCTCAGTACCCGCAGGAAGAGAAAACAACCGTGATTCCGTGAGTAGTGGCGAGCGAAAGCGGATGAGGCTAAACCGGCTACGTGTGATACCCGGCAGGGGTTGCGTGGTCGGGGTCGTGGGACCTATCCGAATGTTCTGCCGGACGTTCAAGGAGTAAGAAAACACTGTGGTTAGCGGAACGTGTCTGGAAAGCACGAGCGTAGAGGGTGAGACTCCCGTACGCGAAAACCCGGTGTCTCCTGATGGTGTTCCCAAGTAGCAGCGTACTCGTGAAATTCGCTGTGAATCTGGCGGGACCACCCGCTAAGCCTAAATACTCCCTGGTGACCGATAGCGGACTAGTACCGTGAGGGAAAGGTGAAAAGTACCCCGGGAGGGGAGTGAAATAGTACCTGAAACCGTGTGCCTACAATCCGTCGGAGCCTTTCGGGGTGACGGCGTGCCTTTTGAAGAATGAGCCTGCGAGTTAGTGCTACGTGGCGAGGTTAACCCGTGTGGGGTAGCCGTAGCGAAAGCGAGTCCGAATAGGGCGTTCTTAGTCGCGTGGTCTAGACCCGAAGCGGAGTGATCTAGCCATGGCCAGGGTGAAGTACGGGTAAGACCGTGTGGAGGCCCGAACCCACCAGGGTTGAAAACCTGGGGGATGAGCTGTGGTTAGGGGTGAAAGGCCAATCAAACTCCGTGATAGCTGGTTCTCCCCGAAATGCATTTAGGTGCAGCGTCGCATGTTTCTCACCGGAGGTAGAGCACTGGATGGTCTAGGGGGCCCACAAGCTTACCGAAATCAACCAAACTCCGAATGCCGGTGAGTGAGAGTGCGGCAGTGAGACTGCGGGCGATAAGGTTCGTAGTCGAGAGGGAAACAGCCCAGAACACCAGCTAAGGCCCCTAAGTGTGTGCTAAGTGGGAAAGGATGTGGGGTCGCCCAGACAACCAGGAGGTTGGCTTAGAAGCAGCCACCCTTTAAAGAGTGCGTAATAGCTCACTGGTCAAGTGGTCCTGCGCCGACAATGTAGCGGGGCTCAAGCACACCGCCGAAGCTGTGTCATTCACACATATGATCCCAACGGACTTGATCCGTTGGCAGTCGTGTGGATGGGTAGGGGAGCGTCGTATAGCCAGTGAAGCGCCGGTGTGAACCAGGTGTGGAGGCTATGCGAGTGAGAATGCAGGCATGAGTAGCGAAAGGGGAGTGAGAAACTCCCCCGCCGGATGACCAAGGGTTCCTGGGCCAGGCTAATCCGCCCAGGGTAAGTCGGGACCTAAGGCGAGGCCGACAGGCGTAGTCGATGGACAACGGGTTGATATTCCCGTACCCGTGTGAACGCGCCCATGGCGAACCTTGTGATGCTAACCGCCCAAAGCTTGTCCACCGCCCTTCGGGGCATCGGGCAAGTGGAGCGCGGGACCCGAACTTGTAGTAGTCAAGCGATGGGGTGACGCAGGAGGGTAGCTCCGCCAGTGAGTGGTAGTACTGGTGTAAGCGTGTAGGCCGCAACATAGGCAAATCCGTGTTGCACATAAGGCTGAGACGTGATGCATAGCCGATTGAGGCGAAGTAGAGTGATCCCATGCTGCCGAGAAAAGCCTCTAGCGAGCTTTCACGCGGCCCGTACCCCAAACCGACACAGGTGGTCAGGTAGAGAATACCAAGGCGATCGGGCGAACTGTGGTTAAGGAACTCGGCAAAATCCCCCCGTAACTTCGGGAGAAGGGGGGCCGTAGCACTTGAAGCCTCTTGCAGGCTAGGGTGAGACGGCCGCAGAGACCAGCGAGAAGCGACTGTTTACTAAAAACACAGGTCCGTGCGAAGTCGCAAGACGATGTATACGGACTGACGCCTGCCCGGTGCTGGAACGTTAAGGGGACCGGTTAGTCCGCAAGGGCGAAGCTGAGAACTTAAGCGCCAGTAAACGGCGGTGGTAACTATAACCATCCTAAGGTAGCGAAATTCCTTGTCGGGTAAGTTCCGACCTGCACGAATGGCGTAACGACTTCTCGACTGTCTCAACCGCAGGCCCGGCGAAATTGCATTACGAGTAAAGATGCTCGTTACGCGCGGCAGGACGGAAAGACCCCGGGACCTTTACTATAGCTTGGTATTGGTGTTCGGTTCGGCTTGTGTAGGATAGGTGGGAGACTGTGAAGCGGCCACGCCAGTGGTTGTGGAGTCATCGTTGAAATACCACTCTGGTCGTACTGGATGTCTAACCTCGGTCCGTGATCCGGATCAGGGACAGTGCCTGGTGGGTAGTTTAACTGGGGCGGTTGCCTCCCAAAGGGTAACGGAGGCGCTCAAAGGTTCCCTCAGCCTGGTTGGCAATCAGGTGTCGAGTGCAAGTGCACAAGGGGGCTTGACTGTGAGACAGACATGTCGAGCAGGGACGAAAGTCGGAACTAGTGATCCGGCGCTGGCTGGTGGAAGCGGCGTCGCTCAACGGATAAAAGGTACCCCGGGGATAACAGGCTGATCTTGCCCAAGAGTCCATATCGACGGCATGGTTTGGCACCTCGATGTCGGCTCGTCGCATCCTGGGGCTGGAGTAGGTCCCAAGGGTTGGGCTGTTCGCCCATTAAAGCGGTACGCGAGCTGGGTTTAGAACGTCGTGAGACAGTTCGGTCCCTATCCGCCGCGCGCGTAGGATACTTGAGGAAGGCTGTCCCTAGTACGAGAGGACCGGGATGGACGAACCTCTGGTGTGCCAGTTGTCCTGCCAAGGGCACTGCTGGTTGGCTACGTTCGGAAGGGATAACCGCTGAAAGCATCTAAGCGGGAAGCCTGTTCCAAGATGAGGTATCCCACCCCTTTGAGGGTTAAGGCCCCCAGCTAGACCACTGGGTTGATAGGCCGGAGATGGAAGCCTAGTAATGGGTGGAGTTGACCGGTACTAATAGGCCGAGGACTTGTTTACGAAGACGCTACGCATCCACTGTGCGGTTCTGAAAGAACCGAACCGGACCACACGGTCCCACCAGCATGCTGGTTGGGGTTGTGTGCCTACGGGTTGGTAATTTCATAGTGTTTCCGCGGTCATGGCGGAGGGGAAACACCCGGTCCCATTCCGAACCCGGTAGTTAAGCCCTCCTGCGCCGATGGTACTGCACTGGTGACGGTGTGGGAGAGTAGGTCACCGCGGGACAATCATTCCCTCAGGGGGAGCACCACTGGTGCTCCCCCTGAGGGCTTTTCACGTTCGCGAGTCGAACCTCCAGGCACCCCGTGTCGAACACTCAGGCACCTCGTGTCGAACCTTCGGACACCTGAACCCCTCGTCCGGGACTGCGGAACAAGGAAAAAGGCCGGGCTGAGCAGGGGTCCCCCGTTCGTGAGGACCCCCCGATTCACAACCACTCAGGGGGTCCGACAGTTTTCGGGTGTCGGGGTGGGTCGTCTACCGTTTCGGCATGGAATGTGAACACCTCGACCCCCGAACGGTCCGGCGATCAGCAGGTACGGGTGGTGCGGCGGCGGACCTGGCGTCGAGTCCGTACCGGGTGGATCGGGATCGGGTGGCGAGTTCGCCGTTCTTCGCGAGGCTCGGTGGGGTGACGCAGGTCGTCAGTTCGACCGGGTCGGGGTTGTTGGTGCACAACCGGCTGACCCACAGCCTGAAGGTGGCGCAGGCGGCGAGGGCGATCGCGGAACGGCTTTGCGCGCGGCCAGAGCTGGTCGGGGTGCTGGAGAAGCTGGGCGGGTGCGATCCGGACGTGGTCGAGGCCGCCTCCCTGGCGCACGACCTGGGGCACCCGCCGTTCGGGCACCTCGGTGAACAGGTGCTGGACCGGATCGCGCGGCACCGGTTGGGGCTGGCCGACGGGTTCGAGGGGAACGCGCAGTCGTTCCGGATCATCACGACGACGGACGTCCGCGGGCCCGGCGGGTTGGGGTTGGACCTGACCGTGGCGGTGCGGGCGGCGATGCTGAAGTACCCGTGGACGCGGCTGTCGCACCCGAGGCCGCACCCGAAGGACATGGCGGCGCCACCGCGCGGTGCGGCCGAACCGTCGGACGCGCCGGGAACGGGTGCGGTGAAGTTCTCCGCCTACGTGACCGAACTCGAAGACCTGGCGCAGGCCCGCGCTCCCTACGAGGGTCGGGTCGAGGGTTGGCAGCAGACGGTCGAGGCGTCGGTGATGGACACCGCGGACGACATCGCCTACGCGATCCACGACCTGGAGGACTTCCACCGCGTCGGCGTGCTCCAGCACGCGACGGTCGCGGCGGAACTGGGAACGTGGCTCACCGAAGGCCTCGAACTCGCGGGGCTGTCGCGGGTGGACCTGATGGGGCAGCAACGCAGGCCGGGCCGGTCGCTGGAACTGCTCCGCCGTCGCCTGCACGCGAAGGACTCGTGGGCGGTCAGCGACGACGCGTTCACGGCGGCCGTGCTCAAGGTTCGGGCGGAGCTTGTGGACGGACTGCTGTCCGTGCCGTTCGACGGTTCGGTCGAGGCCGAACAGGCCGTCGCCGGGTTCTCCGCGCGCTGGACCCGCAGGCTCGTCGACGCCGTCGGCGTGCTGGAGGAGCCGACCACCCGCTCCGGGCACGTGGTGCTGGCCGTCGCGCAGTGGCACGAGGTGCAGGTGCTCAAGTTCGTGCACCGGCGGTTCGTCCTGCTGCGCCCCGATCTCGCCCTGCACCAGCGCGGCCAGGCCCGGCTCATCACCGCGCTGGTCGATGCCCTCGAGCAGTGGGTCACCGACCGGCACGAGTCCGACCGGCTTCCCCGCAGGCTGCACGACCTGGTGGAACTCGCCGAGACCGAGTACGCCGTGCTGGCCCGCACCGATCCGTCGGCCCTGATCGGCGCGACGGGCGAGGCGCCGACCGGCGCGGACGCCGTGCGCGGACTCGCCCGCGGCCGGGCCGTGGTGGACTTCGTCGCTTCCCTGACGGACAACCAGGCCGCCGCCCTTTTGGAAGCTTTGTCCGGACGCACCGGTCAGTTGTGGACGGACGCCTTCGTCCTTTGAGGCCACTCGCCGGTCGCTCTGCGTCCATTCGGGCGTGTGGACAACTGTCCATCGAGAACAAATGCTTTGTGAACGGTCAACTCTTGGTGCCCCGCCTGGTGAGACGTCCTCCAAACGGACGCTGACGGTGTTCAGCCGAGCACAATACGTTGGCGCGGCCGGTTCGATCCGGCTCTCAGTCCGCGTGCGTCGGGGCACGCTCAATTCGGGGGAGACGCCTGTGCGCTCACCGCTGCACCGTTCACGAAGAAAATCCCTGGTCGCCGCCGGAACGGCGCTGTTGCTGGCGACGCTTGGCTCCATCACCCCGGTGACGGCCGCTCCGGCCAAGCCGGGCAAGGACGTCTCGGACACGACCGCGAAGCAGATCTCCGCTCTGCAGGACATCAAGAAGTCCCTCACCAAGGCCGAGTCCAAAGTGGACAGCGCCCTGGTCGTCGAGCAGCGCAAGCGCTCGTCGGTCAGCACCGCGTCCAAGCTCCCGGACCTGAAGACCGGTGTCGAGGTCCAGAGCGGTGACACCGTCCTGGTCGACATCCGGGCCGAGAAGGTCGGCGACGAGCTGCTGAACGCCATCCGCGGCGGCGGGGGTGGCATCCGTTCGTTCTCCGTCGACGGCGGCACGGTGCGGGCGCAGGTCCCGCTGGCCTCGATCGGCGCCATCGCCGGTCGTGACGACGTCCGGAAGGTCGAAGCGGCCGTGGGCGCGATCACCGCGCACATCGAGCCGTCCGACGTGTCCAAGACGAAGAAGCCCCGCGCGGAGCTGTCCAAGGAGGCGAGGGCCAAGCAGATCGAGGCCCAGACCCGCCAGGCGCTCATCACCGTGCAGGCGACGAAGACCGCGGAGAGCGACCGCGCCCACGCGGCCGACACCGCTCGCGGCCAGTTCCACGTCACCGGCACCGGCGTGAAGCTCTGCGCCCTGTCCGACGGCGTGAGCTCGCTGGCGACCTCGCAGGCCTCGGGCGAGCTGCCCGCGGTCGACGTGCTCACCGGTCAGGCGGGTTCCGGCGACGAGGGCACCGCGATGCTGGAGATCCTCCACGACCTCGCGCCCAACGCCGCGCTCGGCTTCGCCACGGCGTTCAACGGCGACGCCAGCTTCGCCGACAACATCAAGGCCCTGCGCTTCCAGCTCGGCTGCGACGTCATCGTCGACGACGTCCTCTACTTCAACGAGTCCCCGTTCCAGGACGGCATCATCGCGCGCGCTGTCGACGCGGTGAACGCCGACGGCGCGGTGTACTTCTCCTCCGCCGGCAACGAGGGCAACGTCGCGGAAGGCACCTCCGGTCACTGGGAGGGCAACTTCGTCGACTCCGGCGTCGGCATCGGCCGCTTCGCGGGCACGGCCCACGACTTCGACCCGAACCCCGCCGCCAAGCAGGTGTTCGACCCGCTGTCGGCCAACTCGGGCGGCGTGCCGGTCACGCTCTTCTGGAACGACCCGCTGGGCCAGTCCTCCAACGACTACGACCTCTACCTGACCAACGCGCAGGGTGCGGTCGTGGCGTTCAGCCAGAACCCCCAGGAGGGCACGCAGGACCCGTACGAGCGGGTCAACACCACCACCGGTGGTCTGCGCCTGTCCGTCGTCAAGTTCCGCGGTGAGGACCGCTACATCGCGCTCTCCGCGCTGGGCGGCCGCTTCGCGGACTCCGCCGACGGCCTCAAGAAGTTCGTCACCCCCGGCGTGACCCGCGGTCACTCCGCCGCGAACGGCGCCATCAGCGTCGCCGCGGCCCCGGCCGCCGCCGCGCTGCCCTTCGACCTGGAGCCCGGTGACCCGGCGAACCCGAAGGGTCCGTACCCCGGCACCTTCAGCTCCGCGTCCAAGCTCGAGCGCTTCACCTCCGACGGCCCGCGCAAGGTGTTCTTCAAGGCCGACGGCACCCCGCTGACCGAGACCCGGCAGAAGCCGGACATCACCGCGGCCGACGGCGTGACCACGAGCGTCTCCGGCTTCAACCCGTTCTTCGGCACGTCGGCCGCCGCGCCGAACGCCGCGGCCATCGCGGGTCTGATCCTGTCGGGCAACCCGACGCTCACCCCGGCCGAGGTCAAGGAAGCCCTCACCGCCACGGCGATCGACATCGCCGAGCCCGGCACCGACAACCGCTCCGGCGTCGGCGTCGTGCTGGCCGACCGGGCGCTGTCCTACACCGGTGCGAGCCCGCAGGCCCTCGCCACGGCGCAGAAGCCGACCATCGTCAACGACGCCGACGGCAGCCAGTACCTGAAGCCGGGTACGACGGCCACCGTCACGCTGCCGGTCACCAACTCCGGTGACGGCACCGCGGCGTCCACCAGCGTCGTGCTGACCACGCCCACCGCGGGTGTGACGATCGCGCCGAGGTCCAAGTCCTACGGCAACATCGAGGTCGGCCAGACCGTCACCAACACGTTCAAGGTGACCGTCCCCGCCACGTTCGTGCCCGGTGACCAGGTCAAGCTGGACGCGAAGGTCACGTTCTCGGGTTCCACCTCGCCCACGGCCGCCTCGTTCCAGCTGGGTGTCGGCGAGCCTTCCCGTGACATCAAGAACTTCGCCTACGCCGGTGCTCCCGTCGCCATCCCGGACAACAGCACCGTCGGCGCCAGCATCGCGATCCCGGTGACCGGCATCGGCCGGGCGTCGAAGGTGACGTTCTCGGTCGACGGCGACACGTGCTCGACCGCGGACGCGGCGACCACGGTCGGCATCGACCACACGTTCGTCGGTGACCTGGTCGGCACCCTGACCTCGCCGTCGGGCGCCAGCGCCACGCTGTTCTCGCGTTCCGGCGGGGCGGGCAACAACCTGTGCAAGGTCGTCTTCGA
This window contains:
- a CDS encoding S8 family serine peptidase, giving the protein MRSPLHRSRRKSLVAAGTALLLATLGSITPVTAAPAKPGKDVSDTTAKQISALQDIKKSLTKAESKVDSALVVEQRKRSSVSTASKLPDLKTGVEVQSGDTVLVDIRAEKVGDELLNAIRGGGGGIRSFSVDGGTVRAQVPLASIGAIAGRDDVRKVEAAVGAITAHIEPSDVSKTKKPRAELSKEARAKQIEAQTRQALITVQATKTAESDRAHAADTARGQFHVTGTGVKLCALSDGVSSLATSQASGELPAVDVLTGQAGSGDEGTAMLEILHDLAPNAALGFATAFNGDASFADNIKALRFQLGCDVIVDDVLYFNESPFQDGIIARAVDAVNADGAVYFSSAGNEGNVAEGTSGHWEGNFVDSGVGIGRFAGTAHDFDPNPAAKQVFDPLSANSGGVPVTLFWNDPLGQSSNDYDLYLTNAQGAVVAFSQNPQEGTQDPYERVNTTTGGLRLSVVKFRGEDRYIALSALGGRFADSADGLKKFVTPGVTRGHSAANGAISVAAAPAAAALPFDLEPGDPANPKGPYPGTFSSASKLERFTSDGPRKVFFKADGTPLTETRQKPDITAADGVTTSVSGFNPFFGTSAAAPNAAAIAGLILSGNPTLTPAEVKEALTATAIDIAEPGTDNRSGVGVVLADRALSYTGASPQALATAQKPTIVNDADGSQYLKPGTTATVTLPVTNSGDGTAASTSVVLTTPTAGVTIAPRSKSYGNIEVGQTVTNTFKVTVPATFVPGDQVKLDAKVTFSGSTSPTAASFQLGVGEPSRDIKNFAYAGAPVAIPDNSTVGASIAIPVTGIGRASKVTFSVDGDTCSTADAATTVGIDHTFVGDLVGTLTSPSGASATLFSRSGGAGNNLCKVVFDDAAATSFSTVTSAQAPFTGSWKPAASTLGALINGSADGTWTFKVTDSAGTDTGSVRAVSLHLAGYV
- a CDS encoding dGTP triphosphohydrolase; protein product: MECEHLDPRTVRRSAGTGGAAADLASSPYRVDRDRVASSPFFARLGGVTQVVSSTGSGLLVHNRLTHSLKVAQAARAIAERLCARPELVGVLEKLGGCDPDVVEAASLAHDLGHPPFGHLGEQVLDRIARHRLGLADGFEGNAQSFRIITTTDVRGPGGLGLDLTVAVRAAMLKYPWTRLSHPRPHPKDMAAPPRGAAEPSDAPGTGAVKFSAYVTELEDLAQARAPYEGRVEGWQQTVEASVMDTADDIAYAIHDLEDFHRVGVLQHATVAAELGTWLTEGLELAGLSRVDLMGQQRRPGRSLELLRRRLHAKDSWAVSDDAFTAAVLKVRAELVDGLLSVPFDGSVEAEQAVAGFSARWTRRLVDAVGVLEEPTTRSGHVVLAVAQWHEVQVLKFVHRRFVLLRPDLALHQRGQARLITALVDALEQWVTDRHESDRLPRRLHDLVELAETEYAVLARTDPSALIGATGEAPTGADAVRGLARGRAVVDFVASLTDNQAAALLEALSGRTGQLWTDAFVL